The following proteins are encoded in a genomic region of Amphiura filiformis chromosome 11, Afil_fr2py, whole genome shotgun sequence:
- the LOC140163449 gene encoding neuropeptides capa receptor-like, which translates to MAINNTLDNCRFNNFLDLTNEEVAQEYLFTPLEDIFFSAVLPTVLFICLIANFAFIYTVIRVPSMGTVTNTYLSHVAAADVIFVTLSVTIYCHAYFQTPVHSVLMTYFVSLFLITFVTIERYYAICRPLQHRIVAGKSRTNKIIVASWMMGVFFGACVAPRYSGFVTFCVQWPDSEEFHNLPETIYHCVEVHPDVYLFSEITQTAPLFLAMVANIFMYSSIIKALSQRPTSTNNSDDATNAAQQQQSQRVRNQVARLLIINGTLFFLCQAPFRIVSIHNMMVHHGRSGLFKSEQYGAMLVIGRCLVLINSCVNPFVYVTTSSFYREAFFKAFRCGSANSNHSCSSLSDKTQSIYVKQ; encoded by the exons ATGGCTATCAACAATACTCTTGACAACTGCAGATTTAACAACTTTCTTGATTTAACCAATGAAGAAGTAGCACAGGAATATTTATTTACACCACTTGAAGATATTTTCTTTTCCGCGGTTCTACCTACAGTATTGTTTATATGTCTTATTGCTAACTTTGCTTTTATTTACACTGTTATCCGGGTGCCAAGTATGGGAACTGTTACTAACACCTACTTGTCCCACGTTGCAGCTGCCGACGTCATCTTCGTGACTCTCTCAGTCACAATATATTGTCACGCCTATTTCCAAACTCCAGTTC ATTCCGTCTTGATGACTTATTTCGTTTCCTTATTTCTTATCACTTTTGTGACAATTGAAAGATATTACGCAATTTGTAGACCGCTACAGCATCGAATTGTAGCCGGGAAATCTCGTACGAATAAGATCATTGTCGCGTCCTGGATGATGGGCGTCTTCTTTGGCGCTTGTGTGGCACCTCGATATTCCGGATTTGTAACATTCTGTGTCCAATGGCCCGATAGTGAAGAATTCCACAATTTGCCCGAGACGATTTATCACTGTGTAGAGGTACATCCAGATGTATACCTCTTTTCGGAAATCACCCAAACTGCTCCTCTTTTCCTTGCTATGGTTGCCAACATCTTCATGTACAGTAGCATCATCAAAGCTCTTAGTCAGCGACCAACATCAACCAACAATTCAGATGATGCCACAAATGCAGCTCAGCAGCAGCAAAGTCAACGTGTTCGTAACCAGGTGGCTCGACTTCTTATCATCAATGGGACTTTGTTTTTTCTCTGTCAGGCACCGTTCCGAATCGTGTCTATTCATAATATGATGGTTCATCATGGAAGATCGGGACTTTTCAAAAGTGAGCAATACGGTGCCATGTTAGTCATCGGTAGATGCCTAGTTTTAATCAACTCGTGTGTGAATCCATTCGTTTATGTAACAACAAGTTCATTTTATCGTGAAGCATTTTTCAAAGCCTTTCGATGTGGAAGTGCCAACTCGAACCATTCCTGCTCTTCTTTGTCTGATAAAACGCAATCTATCTACGTCAAACAATAA